The sequence CGGCTCGTCAGCAGAAACGGTCGCGTATTGGCCAGTCGGGGTACCTTCTTCGTCAGTCAGCGGCTGGGGGTTAACCTCAGTCGGGCTGGGCAGGTAGTCAACAACGGCATCCAGAACCAACTGCATACCTTTGTTTTTGAAGGCAGAACCACAGTAAGTCGGGAAAAACGCCAGCTCCAGCGTGCCTTTGCGGATACAACGCTTGATGTCGTCGATAGAAGGCTCTTCACCTTCCATGTACGCCATCATTACGTCATCGTCCATCTCAACAGCCGTTTCAATCAGCTGCTCGCGGTACATGGCTACATCTTCTTCCATGTCAGCAGGAACGTCGGTGATCTCGTAGTTTTCAGGCAAGCCTGAATCGTCCCAGATGTAAGCTTTGTTGCTCAGCAGATCAACAACGCCTTTGAACTCGTCTTCACGGCCAATCGGCAGGGTCATGATCAGCGGTGTTGCGCCCAATACTTTCTTAACCTGCTCGGTAACACGCAGGAAATCCGCACCAATACGGTCGAGCTTGTTAACAAAAATCAGACGAGAAACTTTGGAATCGTTCGCATAGCGCCAGTTGGTCTCAGACTGGGGCTCAACGCCGCCAGAGCCACAGAATACGCCGATGCCGCCGTCCAGAACTTTCAGCGAGCGGTAAACTTCAACGGTAAAGTCGACGTGTCCAGGGGTGTCTATGACGTTCAGGCGGTGGCCCTTCCATTCACAGGTCACAGCAGCCGACTGAATGGTAATACCACGCTCAGCTTCCTGCTCCATGAAGTCGGTAGTCGATTCACCCTCGTGAGTCTCACCGAGCTTGTGAATTTTACCCGTGAGCTTGAGGATACGCTCAGTAGTGGTGGTTTTTCCGGCATCAACGTGGGCGAAAATACCGATATTGCGGTAAAAGGATAGATCAGTCACGGCGGTCTCTAAATAAGCTGGGTTGAAAATGGTTCGCTACGATACTGGAAGTGAGGAAAAATTTCTCTACTATTTTGGGAAATTATGCTAATCCGGGCCAAATTTTTCCCTAAAAAGCCGTCACAAAGCCCCAAATGGCGCAAGTTCGAGGTCAAACGACTAGCAGACGCCCCCCTCCCCAGCCCGTCACCTGTCAGAGAGCGAGCAGCCTCAGCGACGAGTCCCTGACGTCCCCTCCCCAGACCATCACTCGTCAGAGGAGCTAGCAGCCTCCGCAACGAGTTCCTACCGCGTTAAAGCTCCCCCCAATGAAAAGTGGGAGTAATGAACGCCAACCAAGAACGTTGACTTGGTCAGCAAGCGGGCCTGGCCGAGAGCGCATAACTCTCCATAGCGGCTAGCGGCAAATACTTCCTTGACAGCTCTCATTGCCTGTCAGACGAACTGAAGGATCATTGGGTTAATAGATAGAGCTATCTCCATCGCCTGGATGAATCGCTCCCATAAATCCATCACCACGGCGTTCGTCATGGATTATTGGATTTGTGACTCCTTGACGCTCTGCTGATAACGGGCCAAGGTTAACTCCCGCACTCACAGCCTGGCGATACATCCATTGCAAAGCCACGTCAGACAAATCGCTGTCGGCGTAACCGCCGCCCACACCGGAATGCACGCCAATAAATCCCTGATCAACTCGGGTTGAAAACGGCCTTCCTATATCGCACAACGACTTCTTTTTTAGCCCTTAACACATAGCCACATGGCACTGCTATGGAATTTCTATCAGGCCGTACTTTTTATTTATGCAAATCATCTAAATATTCTTGCGCCCTATGGTCCAAATGCGCCTCAGCACTACACCAAAAATCAGGAGAAACAGGCCATCCTCGCTCTTTTATTTTTCTTAAGTTTTCTTCAGCAACATACTTTAATCGACTAAAAATATACCCATCACAAAAACGAAGACCCGTACCCTCATCCATACTCACCCAAGACAACCCAAGAGAATCATCACTCAAAATACTAACAAATATATTTCCCTTATAATCCCCACCCAGACATTGATTTAAATATATTTTCCTTTCCGTATAACTTTCATCGATATCGTACTTCCACCCAACCACCAAGTATTCCGGCAAGCGCTTAAACTCAAAAAAATTAACCCCTCCTCCCGCCCTATTCTTGAATGGCATAACCCTTAACGACGATCCGTATACATATTTATTCTTGTCCGTTTTAATCCACGGATTAAACAATGTTTCCCCGGTATCATTATGCAACGAAAACCCGATTAGCCGGGAATCAAAAGAACCACACCCACCCACCAACCACGCGGCAATCAATAACACAACCAGCTTAACCGTCTTCGTATGATTAAAATTTTGACCAAACATCCTCATCCAACCATTGATTATATTCATCCATATCGACCGCCCCCCTTTCGCTATCATCGGAACTCTCGTTAATCAGGTATTCCAAATTCGGAAACTGAGGCGCTGCTCGTTGCTGTACGGCGTTCGTCATGGATTATTGGATTTTCGACCCTTTGATTCCCTGCTGACAAGGGACCAAGGTTCACACCCGCACCCACGACCTGTTGACACATCCGTTGCAAAGCCACATTGAAATAGTCACAGAATCACACTCAACAAACTAGAGATAAAACCGAATATTACAACGAAATTGTATTTCAGGAATTGAATCCCAGTACTTAGGGTTTTGATAGGATTTTATCTTCGCTTTGCTTATTTCTATTTTCTTATTTGCTTCTTCTTTATAATTCGAAAATATATAGCCACCGCAATCTTTTTTTTCCATTTTTTTATTTCTATAAACCCAAGACAACACCAACTCATCACCCGGCAATAAACTCACATATATATCACCCCAAAACCCTTTGGGAACAGAAGATCCCACGTTGATTTTTTTTTCTATCCACTCGCCATAAAGGTGCCCCTTCCAACGCACCCGCAGGTATTCAGGCACACCCAAAATACCGAGGCTTAGCGTAGTGTAAACATCATCTTCATAAGGTCTATCTGCCCCAAAATCTCGAAAGACATGCTCACCTTTTTCGTTAATCATCTCAGGCGCATATAAATCTCGCCCTGTATCGTTATGCACGGCGTAGATGATATAAGCCTTGTCATTTAAGGCACTGCATCCTTCAATAAAAAAAAATGCACTAAAAAAAATCAGATACCTCATCCAAGGATTCCTTAGTTTACGGTGATACCCACATTATTCTGCAACCACTGCCGATACTCATCCATATCGACCGTCCCCCGCCGATTGCCTTGATAGTTTTCATTAATCATGTCGGATAAATCCGGGAATTGCGGTGCCGTTTTTTGTCGCTCTGCGGGATCTATAGGCTCCCATTGTACACAACGTCCTCTCTCACGACGTTCACATTGCCTGCCAGAAGAACTGAAGGGATCATTGGGATAATAGATCGCGCGATCTCCATCATTGGAGTGAATCGCCCCCATAAATCCATCTGCGCGGCGTTCGTCATGGATGATTGGATTTGTGACCCCTTGATGCTCTGCTGATAATGGGCCAAGGTTCACGCCCGCGCTCACGGCCTGTTGATACATCCATTGCAAAGCCACATCAGACAGGTCGCTGTCGGCGTAACCGCCGCCTATATCAGAATGCGCCCCAATAAAGCCCCGCTCAACCACATTCCCTGACGTGAGAGTCGCCCCAGCAACCGGGGACACTGATGAGAGCGGAAAAAGAAAGCGGTGCTCATTTAACGCAACCGCTTGAGCCACATGGCCAATGCGGGAGTCGATACTAAAGTCGTAGCCTAGGTCAGTGCTATTGCCTGCGATGCCCATTGAACCTACCGTGTCAAACAGCCCCATAAAGCGGATATTGATGGGGTTGCAATCGGTGACAAGACCGCCCCAGCCGTCACTGTCGATACGTTCAAAGACATCATTGGCAAATTCCCGTGCTGCGGCAGCGCCACGACTAAAGCCAACAATATCGATGACACGATCCCAATTTGATTGGTCCGTTAACAATTCCTTAATTCTATCCAATGCCGCATCAACGCGCGCTCTTGACCCCAAGCCCGCGCCACCGCCCAACACATCGACCCAGATATCGCCATCAGTACCAACACCGCGTTGATAGTAGGTATCGTCTCTAGAGTAACCTTGAGAGTAATAGTTTTGTAGATGCGTGACATTGGTTAATGTTGCAGGATTACTTTGATCATTCCCCGTCCCATCAAAAGCAAACAGGAACAATCCCCAGGGATCAGTATTGGCTATCGGGTTAGCCATGGCATAAGCAAAGGTATTGGCACCACCCATCAGTCCGATGGGGTCGCTCTGGGTGTAGCGGCCTGTTTCCGGGTCGTAGTAGCGATGGTAGTTGTAGTGCAGGCCGCTTTCGGCATCGAAATATTGACCAGCAAAGCGCAAATTAAGCGTTGTTGGTACGCTATTGCCATCGGGATCATTGTTGGGCAAACCAATACCAAATGCATCACTCTGCCATTGCCACACCACTTGTTGGTTTTGGTTGGTGGCCAGCCGTGGGGTATTTAGGTGGTCGCTGTGCAGGTAGGTGACCACGGGTGATTCATCGCCCCGGCTTTCAATCATTGCTACCGGCTTGCGTTGCCACCAAAGGTAAAAGCGGTGGCTCTGCACGCCCTCTTTCGGGCTCCAAGCGGTTTCACCCAGTAGCTGCCCTTCATTATTGTAGTGAAAGACGGTATGTTTGGGCCCCTTGCCAGTTATGGCGAGTTTGTGTGTGCGTTGGCCCAGACTGTTATATGCATAGGTCGCTTTTAACTGCTGATTAATGTAGACCGCTACCAATTGGTTGGTTTGGTTGTAGATATAGCGGCGATCGCGGCGCGGATGTGACTCGATGAGTGTGTTGCCGTTTTCGCTTAATAGTAATTGCGTGCGGCCATAAGTTTGAATGTGGCTGCTTGCTGTTGAATAGCCTGCGTCGATTTCTGCTTGTTGGTCATTGAGGGTTAAGTGCTGGGCTACACGGTTGCCAATAGCATCGTATTGGTACTCTCTGGCAGGCTGCCGGCCTCCGGTGGGCTTTTCTGCCACGAGTCGGGCCAACGCATCGTAGCGATAATGGGTACTGGACTCACCTGCAAAGCCGAGGGTATCCAAAAGCTCAATCTGGTTACGCGTATCGTAGTGGTATTTCTGCTGCCACCGTTGCGTGTTGGCCTGAGTATTTTGCAACGCTAATTGAGTCAACCTGCCTTCGCGGTCATAGCTGGCGCTGGCTTCAGTTCCATTCCCATAACGCCAGGCTGCCGGTGTATTTCCCAATGCGTACGTCACGCTGTCGATGAGTGTTCGCCGCAAACCGGATCGTTGATATTCAATTTGGCTGACACGTCCATGCCTATAATTGAATTGCTGCCTATCGCCGTTAGGGAGCTGTATGTAGTCCAACTGACCTTCTTGATTGTAGTGATAGCCTACGGTAAATGTGGTTGTTTGACCATTTAGAGTAAAGCGGCGTGTATCTCTGGAAAGACGACCAAGGGCGTCGTATCCGTAGTCTATTGTGCCACTAGCATCGTTGATGTGGGTAAGCTGTCCGATGCCCTGACCTTGCACGGCATCTGTACTGTCATAGCGGTAAGTAACATCGCTCCCTGCATTGGGATGGTCAATCGCCACAAGGCGGCTGGCCAGATCATAGCGGTACGCTGTAATGGCATTAGTTGAACGTGCTTCTGAAAGTGTAGCGCCACCCTGTGTACGTATTTTATTGCCCGCGGCATCGTAGTAATGCAGAAGCACTCCCGTGTCGGGGCTTTGCATCATAATCATGTCGCCAAAGGCATTGTATTTATATTGGGTCTGGTGGCCTCCGGCATCGGTGATGCTGGCGGCTGGGCCTTGTACGCTGTAGTCAATAGCCGTTTTCCCCTGCAGCGCATTGAGGGTTTGGGTAAGACGACCCAGCGCATCGTATTGATGCACAGAGGGCTGGTCATTACCTTTTTGGTGCTGGCTTAGTAATTGCCCACCGTTGGTATAGCGGAGATCCGTCCGCTGACCATATTGCCCCAAGATAGCAATGACCCGGCCTAATGAGTCCAGTTGCCGTTGGTAGTGCCGCTCTACCCGGTCGTGTTCGTTGTAGATAACTTGTTCGGTCCAGGCGCCATTGACCGGGGATCGCGCAACGCTAAGGTGGTCGCCCAGGTGGTTGGTCAAACCCGTGAGCTGCCTGGCGGCGTTGTAGTCAAACTGCTGCCAACTGCCGTCGGGCAGGGTCAGCTTTTTTAGCAGGCCGTTCCGGTCAATGTCCAGATCGAGGGTTTCCATCAGGTCTCCACCCTGACGGGTGAGTGTGTCGAGGTGGTGGTGTTGATCGTAGGTCAATCTGACCTGGATGCCGTTAGGGAGCTCTGCCTCGGTGGGCTGGCCGTGGCGGTTATAGGTGGTGATGCGGGTGGTGTGGCCCAGCGGATTGGTGATGGACTGAATCAGGCCTTCTGGGTTGTAGGCGATGCGAGTAATGTCGTCGCTACCGTCCGCTTCTGCAGGTAATGGGCCGTTGATCTCTACTTCTGAGGGTTGCGCTAGGTTGTCTTGCGCGAAGTGGTAGGTGTAGGTCCAAGTGCGTTGCTCACCGTAGGTGTTGTAGGGCACAGCTTGTTGGCTGAGGTCGGTGGCTGTACGGGTGAGCAGTCGGCCGGTGTCACTATAGTGAAACGCTCGCTTGAGGTAGCTCTGCCATTGGCCGTTGAGATAGGTGCTATAGGTGGCTTGGGTGATCAGCGGCAGGTCGGGGTGCCATTGTTGTTCGATGCGGCGGGCGCCCTCTTCCGGCTGCCACTGACCTGCTTGTTTGGAAAGTCCCTCATCACGCTGCTCGACCAACCCACGATTGTTGCGAGTATATAGGGTGGCGTAGCCATTGGCATCCACGGCGAGCTTGATAAAGCCATGGGCGTTGTAGCTTAGAGCATGTTGGCTTGGACCGCAGCTAGGGGTGGCAAGGCCATCTGTGCGAATCAAGCGGCGATAGCCAGGGCGACCGGGTTCGAGATGGAAGACAGTGATCCGCCCAGCAGCGTTGGTCATGGCCACGGTGCCGTCGCGGCGGTAGTCGAAGGTGAGCTTTTCTGCGCCATCGCCGTGTTGGCTGAGGATGGCGCGGCCCAGGTGGTCGTAGGCCCAGGTGGCGTAGCGCTGGCCTTCGGCATCGGTAAGGCCGGTCAGGGCATGATCAAAGCGCTTGTCTTCGTAATGATATTTAGCGCTATTATCTGCAAACAGCGAGACCATGCTGGCCCACAGGCCGGGGCTGCTTCGCTGGTAGGCTTCCAGATTGCCTGAATCACTGTATTTGAAGCGCAGTTGGTCTCCATTGGGCAGACTGATCCGGCTCAGCCAGTATTGCTTGTAATGGAGTTGGAGTTTTGGGCCACGGCTGTCGGTTACCGCGACCAGACGGTTGGCGTCATCGTAGTTCAGGGTGTGGGTGATGCCGTTCGTATAAACAACGGATTGGAGTTGCCCCTTGGCGCTGTAATGCTCGACTACACCGTTGACGGTAGTGTATACCCAGCCATCTCCTGATTCACTCAGCTGATCCACCACTCCCTGACCTTTCCAGTGCCCGTCTTCCTTGTTGAACACGTAAACAGCACCATCGTCGCGAAGCATTTTGAGACTAAAGCCATCTGATACAGGTGCATGCTCTGGCAAATCGGAAAGCGAAGAGACTAACAGCTTGCGACTGTAGCTATATCTCCAACCATACCCAATGGCGCTCCGATCCGAGCCCTGAAGGCTGTTGTAGTAGCGTTCGAAAATCAAAGGACTCGGGCCCCGGTGGCGGTAATCC comes from Spongiibacter tropicus DSM 19543 and encodes:
- a CDS encoding phospholipase effector Tle1 domain-containing protein; translation: MKDIDRQAVNSGSGGARHSVLGAVMAEYLPILSIGLLVCASLAQAYGPALRQHVGDLASQLASNYYQGWFYPEGTEGLAPTGGTGSGHSGGPSDGGGQSNANDEDGDDGGIDDDYDNPEGGDPFNPNPGGDPQSCAANTGNSNGGVLASPQASSVASTNTGFGNPIDIGTGNKFQRQADYRHRGPSPLIFERYYNSLQGSDRSAIGYGWRYSYSRKLLVSSLSDLPEHAPVSDGFSLKMLRDDGAVYVFNKEDGHWKGQGVVDQLSESGDGWVYTTVNGVVEHYSAKGQLQSVVYTNGITHTLNYDDANRLVAVTDSRGPKLQLHYKQYWLSRISLPNGDQLRFKYSDSGNLEAYQRSSPGLWASMVSLFADNSAKYHYEDKRFDHALTGLTDAEGQRYATWAYDHLGRAILSQHGDGAEKLTFDYRRDGTVAMTNAAGRITVFHLEPGRPGYRRLIRTDGLATPSCGPSQHALSYNAHGFIKLAVDANGYATLYTRNNRGLVEQRDEGLSKQAGQWQPEEGARRIEQQWHPDLPLITQATYSTYLNGQWQSYLKRAFHYSDTGRLLTRTATDLSQQAVPYNTYGEQRTWTYTYHFAQDNLAQPSEVEINGPLPAEADGSDDITRIAYNPEGLIQSITNPLGHTTRITTYNRHGQPTEAELPNGIQVRLTYDQHHHLDTLTRQGGDLMETLDLDIDRNGLLKKLTLPDGSWQQFDYNAARQLTGLTNHLGDHLSVARSPVNGAWTEQVIYNEHDRVERHYQRQLDSLGRVIAILGQYGQRTDLRYTNGGQLLSQHQKGNDQPSVHQYDALGRLTQTLNALQGKTAIDYSVQGPAASITDAGGHQTQYKYNAFGDMIMMQSPDTGVLLHYYDAAGNKIRTQGGATLSEARSTNAITAYRYDLASRLVAIDHPNAGSDVTYRYDSTDAVQGQGIGQLTHINDASGTIDYGYDALGRLSRDTRRFTLNGQTTTFTVGYHYNQEGQLDYIQLPNGDRQQFNYRHGRVSQIEYQRSGLRRTLIDSVTYALGNTPAAWRYGNGTEASASYDREGRLTQLALQNTQANTQRWQQKYHYDTRNQIELLDTLGFAGESSTHYRYDALARLVAEKPTGGRQPAREYQYDAIGNRVAQHLTLNDQQAEIDAGYSTASSHIQTYGRTQLLLSENGNTLIESHPRRDRRYIYNQTNQLVAVYINQQLKATYAYNSLGQRTHKLAITGKGPKHTVFHYNNEGQLLGETAWSPKEGVQSHRFYLWWQRKPVAMIESRGDESPVVTYLHSDHLNTPRLATNQNQQVVWQWQSDAFGIGLPNNDPDGNSVPTTLNLRFAGQYFDAESGLHYNYHRYYDPETGRYTQSDPIGLMGGANTFAYAMANPIANTDPWGLFLFAFDGTGNDQSNPATLTNVTHLQNYYSQGYSRDDTYYQRGVGTDGDIWVDVLGGGAGLGSRARVDAALDRIKELLTDQSNWDRVIDIVGFSRGAAAAREFANDVFERIDSDGWGGLVTDCNPINIRFMGLFDTVGSMGIAGNSTDLGYDFSIDSRIGHVAQAVALNEHRFLFPLSSVSPVAGATLTSGNVVERGFIGAHSDIGGGYADSDLSDVALQWMYQQAVSAGVNLGPLSAEHQGVTNPIIHDERRADGFMGAIHSNDGDRAIYYPNDPFSSSGRQCERRERGRCVQWEPIDPAERQKTAPQFPDLSDMINENYQGNRRGTVDMDEYRQWLQNNVGITVN